From a region of the Salvelinus alpinus chromosome 2, SLU_Salpinus.1, whole genome shotgun sequence genome:
- the rps15a gene encoding small ribosomal subunit protein uS8 yields MVRMNVLADALKSINNAEKRGKRQVLIRPCSKVIVRFLTVMMKHGYIGEFEIIDDHRAGKIVVNLTGRLNKCGVISPRFDLQLKDLEKWQNNLLPSRQFGYIVLTTSAGIMDHEEARRKHTGGKILGFFF; encoded by the exons ATGGTGCGCATGAACGTTCTTGCGGATGCGCTCAAAAGCATCAACAATGCTGAGAAACGTGGGAAACGCCAGGTTCTGATCCGGCCGTGTTCGAAGGTCATTGTACGTTTCCTGACCGTCATGATGAAGCACG GTTACATTGGTGAGTTTGAGATCATCGACGACCACAGAGCTGGGAAAATTGTCGTCAATCTCACTGGCAGGCTGAACAAG TGTGGTGTGATCAGCCCTCGTTTTGACCTCCagttgaaggatctggagaagtggCAGAACAACCTCCTGCCCTCAAGACAGTTTGG ATACATTGTGCTGACCACCTCAGCTGGCATCATGGACCATGAAGAAGCCAGACGAAAACACACAGGAGGGAAAATTCTTGGattctttttctaa